A single region of the Cyanobacteria bacterium GSL.Bin1 genome encodes:
- a CDS encoding histidine--tRNA ligase has product MGKIHALRGTKDILPEEVSYWQEVETVAKEIFTRAAYREIRPPIFEQTALFERGIGEATDVVSKEMYTFRDRGDRSCTLRPEGTAGVVRAFIENGLHNQGVQRLWYAGPMFRYERPQAGRQRQFHQIGLELIGSPSPVADVEAIALATDILETLGLKHLSLQLNSVGNTEDRERYRTALIEYLTPYQDKLDADSQDRLTRNPLRILDSKDEQTQAILQDAPRLIDHLGEASHQHFEQVQAQLKELGIDYTLNSNLVRGLDYYTHTAFEIQSADLGAQATVCGGGRYDGLIAELGGNETPAMGWAIGMERLILLLKQLKAVPDPELDFYVVSRGDRAPAQALTIAQQLRHQGWRVELDLSGSQIKKQFKRADRNGAIACLILGDAEVEQGTVNLKWMATQEQTVMEQQELLANNEQLRQQILQVKNQN; this is encoded by the coding sequence ATGGGAAAAATTCATGCCTTACGAGGAACGAAAGATATCCTGCCAGAAGAAGTGAGTTACTGGCAAGAAGTAGAAACGGTTGCCAAGGAAATTTTCACAAGAGCCGCTTATCGCGAAATTCGTCCGCCCATTTTTGAACAAACGGCATTGTTTGAACGAGGAATCGGAGAAGCCACCGATGTGGTCAGTAAAGAAATGTATACGTTTCGCGATCGCGGCGATCGCAGCTGTACCCTCAGACCCGAAGGCACTGCGGGTGTGGTGCGAGCCTTTATTGAAAATGGACTCCACAACCAAGGGGTGCAACGGTTATGGTATGCCGGTCCTATGTTTCGTTATGAGCGTCCCCAAGCCGGGCGACAACGGCAATTTCACCAAATTGGACTCGAATTAATTGGTTCTCCTTCACCCGTTGCGGATGTCGAAGCGATCGCGCTGGCAACGGATATTTTAGAGACCCTCGGTCTAAAACACCTCAGTTTGCAACTGAATTCAGTGGGCAATACCGAAGACCGGGAACGCTATCGCACTGCCCTCATCGAGTATTTGACTCCCTACCAAGACAAACTGGATGCCGATTCTCAAGATCGCCTGACCCGTAACCCCCTGCGGATTCTCGACAGTAAAGATGAACAAACCCAAGCGATTCTCCAAGATGCCCCGCGCCTCATTGATCATTTAGGAGAAGCCTCGCACCAGCACTTTGAACAAGTCCAAGCCCAGTTAAAGGAGTTGGGCATCGATTACACCCTGAACTCCAATTTAGTGCGCGGTTTAGATTATTACACCCACACCGCCTTTGAAATTCAATCGGCGGACCTTGGGGCACAAGCAACGGTTTGTGGCGGTGGCCGGTATGATGGCTTAATTGCTGAACTCGGCGGTAATGAAACCCCCGCGATGGGGTGGGCCATTGGCATGGAGCGCCTGATTTTGCTCTTAAAACAACTGAAAGCGGTGCCTGATCCAGAATTAGACTTTTATGTGGTCTCTCGCGGCGATCGCGCCCCCGCACAAGCCTTAACCATTGCTCAACAACTGCGTCACCAGGGCTGGCGTGTGGAATTAGATCTCAGCGGCAGTCAAATTAAAAAACAATTTAAACGCGCCGATCGCAATGGCGCGATCGCCTGTTTAATTTTAGGCGATGCTGAAGTTGAACAAGGTACAGTTAACTTAAAATGGATGGCAACGCAAGAACAAACTGTCATGGAACAGCAGGAACTGCTTGCCAACAATGAGCAACTCCGTCAGCAAATTTTGCAAGTTAAGAACCAGAATTAG
- a CDS encoding CGLD27 family protein, translating to MRDLSTSQPCPVPPEQLPLNEYDQLKTAWPFRWVTFTRAAYIRKLLWTWGWGWILAAPLTAGSFPLETHPWEFMCCSAFGGSLLVVFMVVRLYLGWSYVRTRLNKAEIPYEESGWYDGQTWEKPEAVLERDRLVVSYQIQPIFQRLQMTGVILILLSAIDISAWRLLTHFF from the coding sequence ATGAGAGATCTATCGACATCTCAACCTTGTCCGGTCCCACCCGAACAACTCCCTCTCAACGAATATGACCAATTAAAAACGGCTTGGCCCTTTCGTTGGGTGACGTTCACTCGCGCCGCTTATATTCGGAAACTTTTGTGGACATGGGGATGGGGCTGGATTCTGGCAGCCCCCCTCACCGCTGGCAGCTTTCCCCTGGAGACGCATCCCTGGGAATTTATGTGTTGTAGTGCTTTCGGGGGCAGTTTACTCGTTGTCTTTATGGTGGTGAGACTTTATTTGGGATGGTCTTATGTTCGGACTCGCTTGAACAAAGCCGAGATTCCCTATGAAGAGTCAGGCTGGTACGATGGACAAACTTGGGAAAAGCCGGAAGCGGTTTTAGAGCGCGATCGATTAGTCGTGTCTTATCAAATACAGCCTATCTTTCAACGTTTGCAGATGACAGGTGTGATCTTGATTCTTCTCAGCGCGATCGATATTTCGGCTTGGCGACTTCTCACTCATTTTTTCTAA
- the mgtE gene encoding magnesium transporter: MTEPLSSLENTHHSEIPQLVKNQLEMLLENGNLEGAKSLLVPVKAVDIAEAIENLPESMQAIAFRLLSKTEAIDVYEHLDSSVQQALIEEFKRQEVIEIVDQMSPDDRARLFDELPAKVVRRLLAQMSPKERKSTALLLGYQEDTAGRIMTPEYISLKDNLTVGQALERIRKLANASEIIYYLYVTDASRHLTGIVSLRDLVLADPDVSLAEIVTREVVSVYTDTDQEEVARLIQRYDLLAIPVVDREQRLVGVVTVDDVMDILEQETTEDIYTLGGVQSDGDNYFQTNLLAVARKRVVWLFVLLLTNTVTGSIIQSHEAILQQVVTLAAFIPLLTGTGGNVGAQSSTVVIRGLNTDEIRSLGAGYVIIREAMAGVLLGTILGSVATLWSFWLQGNLMVSLAVGGSLIAIALLASVAGSALPFLFRGLGLDPALMSAPFITTAVDVLGVLIYFTIARLVLGL, from the coding sequence TTGACTGAACCTCTTTCTTCCCTAGAAAACACCCACCATAGCGAAATTCCGCAGTTGGTGAAAAATCAACTGGAAATGTTGCTAGAAAATGGCAACCTAGAAGGAGCCAAATCCCTGCTGGTACCTGTGAAAGCAGTGGATATCGCTGAGGCAATCGAGAACCTGCCAGAATCCATGCAGGCGATCGCGTTTCGTCTACTTTCCAAAACTGAAGCCATTGACGTTTACGAACATCTCGACTCCAGCGTTCAACAAGCGCTGATTGAGGAGTTTAAGCGTCAAGAAGTGATTGAAATTGTCGATCAAATGTCACCGGACGATCGCGCGCGCCTCTTTGATGAACTGCCCGCGAAAGTGGTGCGTCGCTTACTGGCGCAAATGAGCCCGAAAGAGCGTAAAAGTACGGCGTTACTCCTGGGCTATCAGGAAGATACCGCAGGGCGGATTATGACCCCAGAGTATATCTCCCTGAAAGATAATCTCACGGTGGGTCAAGCTTTGGAACGGATCCGGAAGTTAGCGAATGCATCAGAGATTATTTATTATCTCTACGTTACAGATGCCTCCCGTCACCTGACTGGCATTGTTTCGTTGCGGGATTTAGTCTTAGCCGATCCAGACGTTTCCCTGGCAGAAATTGTCACTCGGGAAGTGGTGTCGGTTTATACCGATACCGACCAAGAAGAAGTGGCGCGATTGATTCAACGGTATGATTTACTAGCGATTCCGGTGGTAGATCGAGAACAGCGTTTGGTGGGGGTGGTCACGGTTGATGATGTGATGGATATTCTGGAACAGGAGACGACTGAGGATATTTATACCTTGGGTGGGGTGCAATCCGATGGCGATAACTACTTCCAAACGAACCTCTTAGCCGTGGCGCGCAAGCGGGTGGTTTGGTTGTTTGTCTTACTCCTGACGAATACCGTGACTGGCAGCATTATTCAATCCCACGAAGCGATCCTACAACAGGTGGTGACCTTAGCGGCGTTTATTCCCCTGTTAACGGGAACGGGCGGCAATGTCGGCGCCCAGTCTTCAACGGTTGTGATTCGCGGCTTAAATACGGATGAAATTCGTTCCCTTGGTGCCGGCTATGTCATTATTCGAGAAGCGATGGCAGGCGTGTTATTAGGAACAATTTTGGGATCAGTAGCAACTCTGTGGTCATTTTGGTTACAAGGGAATCTGATGGTTTCCCTAGCCGTTGGCGGTAGTTTGATCGCGATCGCGCTGTTAGCTTCGGTTGCTGGTTCGGCTTTGCCCTTTCTCTTTCGCGGATTGGGATTAGATCCCGCCTTGATGTCGGCCCCCTTTATTACCACCGCTGTAGATGTCCTTGGGGTCTTAATTTACTTTACGATCGCGCGACTTGTATTAGGATTATGA
- a CDS encoding thiamine-phosphate kinase, whose product MTVADLGEQGLLAKLHRFCPPQIVGDDAAVVDWSGDQSLVVTTDVLVDGVHFSDGMAQPDVHTTAAEDVGWRAVAANLSDLAAMGATPRGITVGLSLPKTVPVAWVER is encoded by the coding sequence ATGACCGTTGCCGATCTGGGGGAACAAGGACTACTGGCAAAACTGCATCGCTTTTGTCCGCCGCAGATCGTGGGGGATGATGCGGCGGTGGTGGATTGGAGTGGCGATCAGTCTTTGGTTGTCACCACTGATGTGCTTGTGGATGGCGTTCATTTTAGCGATGGCATGGCGCAACCGGATGTTCATACCACAGCCGCCGAAGATGTGGGTTGGCGCGCCGTTGCTGCTAATTTATCTGATTTAGCGGCGATGGGAGCAACGCCTCGGGGGATTACGGTTGGCTTAAGTTTACCGAAGACCGTGCCAGTGGCTTGGGTGGAACGC
- a CDS encoding PDZ domain-containing protein, giving the protein MVMRKRGLVLGATAAMLTTVAVTGAGLHLSQSQAFFRESPKELVDEVWQIVNRQYVDATFNQVDWRGVRQEYLNRTYEDKEAAYDAIHKMLDQLNDPYTRFMEPEEFKNLQIDTSGELTGVGIQIALDEETEYIRVISPIEDTPAYEAGILARDLIIAIDGQSTKGMELSEAVGLIRGKPGSEVTLTIQRQDREVDYQITRARIEVHPVRARLHETPQGEPIGYIRLNQFSTNATAEMRSAIKDMEAKNVEGYVLDLRSNPGGLLYASIEITRMWLDEGKIVSTVDRQGEVERQKAQGNALTDKPLVVLVDGGSASASEILSGALQDQNRAVIVGTQTFGKGLVQSVRGLGDGSGVAITVAKYLTPDGRDINEEGIKPDVVSEMSEAQQKELQRDRGKIGTLDDPQFTQALSVLKQEIAQQEAQQMGVNQ; this is encoded by the coding sequence ATGGTTATGAGAAAACGTGGATTAGTTCTTGGGGCGACTGCAGCCATGTTGACCACCGTTGCTGTCACTGGTGCGGGGCTTCATTTATCACAAAGTCAAGCTTTTTTCCGAGAAAGTCCGAAAGAACTGGTTGATGAAGTGTGGCAGATTGTGAATCGCCAGTATGTTGATGCTACCTTTAATCAAGTGGATTGGCGAGGGGTGCGACAGGAATATTTAAATCGCACCTATGAAGATAAAGAAGCGGCTTATGATGCAATTCATAAAATGCTTGACCAGCTCAACGATCCCTATACTCGTTTCATGGAACCGGAAGAGTTTAAAAACTTGCAAATTGACACCTCAGGAGAGCTAACGGGGGTAGGGATTCAAATTGCTCTGGATGAGGAAACGGAGTATATTCGCGTTATTTCTCCCATTGAAGATACACCTGCTTATGAAGCGGGAATTTTAGCCCGAGATTTGATCATTGCCATTGATGGTCAAAGTACAAAAGGTATGGAATTGAGTGAAGCAGTGGGCTTAATTCGGGGGAAACCGGGTTCTGAAGTGACATTGACCATTCAACGTCAAGACCGAGAAGTAGATTATCAAATTACAAGGGCGCGGATTGAAGTCCACCCGGTGCGAGCGCGCTTACATGAAACACCGCAAGGGGAACCCATTGGCTATATTCGTCTCAATCAGTTTAGTACGAATGCCACCGCAGAAATGCGTAGCGCCATCAAAGACATGGAAGCGAAAAATGTCGAAGGCTACGTTTTAGATTTGCGGTCCAATCCGGGGGGATTGTTGTATGCCAGTATCGAAATTACTCGGATGTGGCTCGATGAAGGGAAAATCGTTTCCACGGTGGATCGGCAAGGGGAAGTAGAACGCCAAAAAGCGCAAGGCAATGCCCTCACGGATAAGCCTTTGGTCGTACTGGTGGATGGCGGTTCAGCCAGTGCCAGTGAAATTCTTTCAGGCGCTTTGCAAGATCAAAACCGAGCCGTAATTGTGGGGACACAAACCTTTGGCAAAGGGCTGGTGCAGTCGGTGCGAGGGTTAGGAGATGGTTCAGGTGTGGCGATTACGGTAGCCAAATATTTAACCCCAGATGGACGCGATATCAATGAAGAAGGCATTAAACCGGATGTGGTTTCAGAAATGAGTGAAGCACAACAAAAAGAACTGCAGCGCGATCGCGGTAAAATTGGTACTCTTGATGATCCGCAATTTACACAAGCCCTCTCTGTTCTCAAGCAAGAAATTGCTCAGCAAGAGGCGCAACAAATGGGGGTCAATCAGTAA
- a CDS encoding peptidylprolyl isomerase — MLKPSKWLEKLRLLARTSIITLLLLSLSVGLSGAWWNFWGGDSQEQQQQKRESVLAQGEAITDPTALLRYSLPFDNYPARKLQDSIEDIGLQLRGKRWGPIKKDLKNASRVLNSKTDELLADIPEQNREKAQALLPEIKENVNELREVVDQRELEAIWQTRRDVLQQLDALEALFVEEFPFSVPEEYADLPQLKGRATVEVETNKGNLTVVVDGYSAPVTAGNFIDLVDRGFYDGLEVNRVNDFAVQTGDPPGPEQGFVDPETGEYRSIPLEILVRGDEKPVYGATLEEIGRYQDQPVLPFSANGAVAIARPSGDPNGGSSQFFFFKFDTELTPPGFNFMDGRYAIFGYTVEGDEILEDMQEGDQIISARVVSGIENLQRPQDASQTAATSDDDTRS; from the coding sequence ATGCTAAAACCGTCAAAATGGCTAGAAAAATTACGCCTTCTAGCTAGAACCAGTATTATTACTCTTTTATTGCTGAGTTTATCAGTTGGACTCAGTGGGGCGTGGTGGAACTTCTGGGGAGGAGATTCTCAAGAGCAACAGCAACAGAAGCGGGAAAGTGTCCTGGCGCAAGGGGAGGCAATTACTGATCCCACCGCTTTACTCCGTTACTCCCTTCCCTTTGATAATTATCCAGCGCGAAAACTACAGGATAGTATTGAAGATATTGGCTTACAACTCCGCGGTAAACGGTGGGGTCCGATTAAGAAAGATCTCAAAAATGCCAGCCGGGTGCTTAATTCTAAAACTGATGAGCTCTTAGCCGATATTCCTGAGCAAAATCGGGAAAAAGCACAAGCTTTGTTACCGGAAATTAAGGAAAACGTTAACGAATTGCGAGAAGTCGTTGATCAGCGTGAATTAGAAGCAATTTGGCAGACTCGTCGTGATGTTCTCCAACAACTCGACGCTCTCGAAGCCTTATTTGTGGAAGAGTTTCCGTTTTCTGTCCCCGAAGAATATGCGGATCTCCCCCAACTGAAAGGACGAGCTACCGTGGAAGTAGAAACCAATAAAGGCAATTTAACGGTGGTTGTGGATGGTTATAGTGCGCCCGTGACAGCCGGCAACTTCATTGATTTAGTGGATCGCGGCTTTTATGATGGCTTAGAAGTGAATCGGGTCAATGACTTTGCCGTGCAAACCGGTGATCCCCCAGGACCGGAACAAGGGTTTGTTGATCCGGAAACGGGAGAATATCGCTCAATTCCTCTAGAAATTTTAGTTAGAGGCGATGAAAAGCCAGTTTATGGCGCAACCCTCGAAGAGATCGGTCGTTACCAAGATCAGCCTGTCTTGCCCTTCTCTGCCAATGGTGCTGTCGCGATCGCGCGTCCCAGCGGAGATCCTAATGGCGGATCGTCCCAGTTCTTCTTCTTCAAGTTTGATACGGAATTAACCCCACCCGGATTTAACTTTATGGATGGACGGTATGCCATCTTTGGTTACACGGTGGAAGGAGATGAAATTCTAGAAGATATGCAAGAAGGCGATCAAATTATCTCCGCCCGGGTTGTCAGTGGTATTGAAAACTTACAACGTCCCCAAGATGCTTCTCAAACCGCTGCGACAAGCGACGATGACACGAGAAGCTAA
- a CDS encoding HD domain-containing protein — MLDNRDVVIEWLEKNVPSARVQHILGVEQMAKELAQLHQADEEKAKIAGLMHDLAKYFPADKLLTLAREKSIPIDRICAVRPHLLHADVSAIVAQETFAVKDEEILSAIAQHTLGNAEMSKTSCIVFVADKLEPNRGDTPELNAMREATCENLYRGVYQVCDLAIKKLMQKGRPIHPRTVATRNWAMQAQKC, encoded by the coding sequence TTGCTTGACAATCGAGATGTCGTGATTGAATGGTTAGAAAAAAATGTTCCGAGTGCCCGCGTTCAACATATTTTGGGAGTTGAGCAAATGGCAAAAGAATTAGCCCAGTTGCATCAAGCGGATGAAGAAAAAGCAAAAATTGCAGGGCTAATGCATGATTTAGCGAAATACTTTCCCGCCGATAAACTGTTAACCCTGGCCCGGGAAAAATCAATTCCCATTGATAGGATTTGTGCGGTGCGTCCTCACTTGTTACACGCCGATGTGAGTGCGATTGTGGCACAAGAAACCTTTGCTGTAAAAGATGAAGAAATTTTAAGCGCGATCGCGCAACATACCTTGGGCAATGCCGAAATGTCCAAAACCAGTTGCATTGTATTTGTGGCGGATAAATTAGAACCCAACCGCGGCGACACCCCAGAATTGAATGCGATGCGCGAAGCCACCTGCGAAAACCTCTATCGTGGCGTTTATCAAGTCTGTGACCTTGCGATCAAAAAATTAATGCAAAAGGGACGTCCGATTCATCCGCGAACGGTCGCGACTCGGAACTGGGCAATGCAAGCGCAAAAATGTTAA
- the thiD gene encoding bifunctional hydroxymethylpyrimidine kinase/phosphomethylpyrimidine kinase, producing the protein MQVKCPTALTIAGSDSGGGAGIQADLRTFAFQQVHGTCAITCVTAQNTIGVQRVEPLPPEMVGAQIKSVMDDIGVQGIKTGMLLNAGIIQAVKRMIETYQLQSLLILDPVMVSRSGAQLLDDSAVEQLKQLVPLAALVTPNRYEAQMLSGLEINTVDEMKSAAEIILGQGAKAVLVKGGAMSGEARGVDVWFDGEQFDLLQAKPVETKNNHGTGCTLSAAIAAQIALGQDLKTAVHLAKQYLTTALEFALDLGAGNGPVGHFFPLQRQ; encoded by the coding sequence ATGCAAGTGAAGTGTCCAACTGCTTTAACGATCGCGGGGTCTGATAGTGGTGGCGGAGCTGGGATTCAAGCGGATTTACGAACCTTTGCTTTTCAGCAAGTTCATGGGACCTGTGCGATTACTTGTGTGACGGCTCAAAATACAATTGGCGTGCAACGGGTTGAGCCATTGCCTCCCGAAATGGTAGGCGCCCAGATTAAATCAGTGATGGATGATATTGGCGTGCAAGGAATAAAAACGGGAATGCTACTCAATGCCGGAATTATCCAAGCCGTGAAACGCATGATTGAAACGTATCAGCTACAATCTTTGCTAATTCTTGATCCAGTGATGGTTTCTCGCAGTGGCGCCCAGCTTTTAGATGATTCGGCAGTCGAGCAGTTAAAACAGCTCGTCCCGTTGGCAGCCCTGGTCACACCAAACCGTTACGAAGCCCAAATGTTAAGTGGGCTAGAAATTAACACCGTTGATGAGATGAAATCGGCAGCGGAAATTATTTTGGGTCAAGGGGCAAAAGCAGTTTTGGTCAAGGGAGGGGCGATGTCAGGGGAAGCCAGAGGGGTAGATGTTTGGTTTGATGGCGAACAATTTGACCTTTTGCAAGCCAAACCGGTCGAGACGAAAAACAATCATGGTACCGGTTGCACCCTTTCGGCAGCGATCGCGGCTCAGATCGCTTTAGGCCAAGATCTCAAAACAGCAGTACACCTTGCAAAGCAATATCTGACCACTGCTTTAGAATTTGCTTTAGACTTAGGAGCAGGGAATGGACCAGTGGGACACTTTTTCCCACTTCAACGTCAATAA
- the ftsZ gene encoding cell division protein FtsZ has translation MTIEDQKNPTQHSFSMNVSSDDNHSFDDDFNLDDLLNSSYSDDPKPTKEQLRSDNIVPGNVARIKVIGVGGAGCNAVNRMIASDVVGVEFWAINTDAQALSRASAPNRLQVGEKLTRGLGAGGNPSIGQKAAEESRDEISSALENTDLAFITAGMGGGTGTGAAPIVAEVAKEMGCLTVGVVTRPFTFEGRRRTSQSEEGISALQTRVDTLIIIPNNKLLSVIDEQTPVQDAFRVADDILRQGVQGISDIITIPGLVNVDFADVRAVMADAGSALMGIGTASGKSRAAEAATGAISSPLLESSIQGAKGVVFNITGGSDLTLHEVNTAAETIYDNVDPNANIIFGAVIDDEKMEGEIRITVIATGFSGEEPTKAKKKETTKGTSPTKNPTPMTSKTKSTEKSQGESKGLDIPEFLQRRRRR, from the coding sequence ATGACTATTGAAGATCAAAAAAATCCCACTCAACATTCCTTTTCTATGAACGTGTCCAGTGATGATAATCATTCCTTTGATGACGATTTTAACTTAGATGACCTACTGAACTCATCCTACAGCGATGATCCGAAGCCGACTAAAGAACAACTAAGGAGCGACAATATCGTGCCGGGAAATGTGGCAAGAATCAAAGTAATTGGTGTAGGCGGTGCCGGTTGTAATGCAGTCAACCGCATGATTGCCAGTGATGTCGTTGGGGTGGAATTCTGGGCAATTAATACGGATGCTCAAGCCCTCTCCCGAGCAAGTGCGCCCAATCGCCTACAAGTTGGAGAAAAGCTGACGCGAGGGTTAGGGGCAGGGGGGAACCCCTCCATTGGTCAAAAAGCCGCAGAAGAATCGCGAGATGAAATTTCCAGTGCCCTTGAAAATACAGATCTTGCCTTTATTACGGCTGGAATGGGGGGCGGAACGGGCACCGGTGCCGCCCCCATTGTTGCGGAAGTTGCCAAAGAAATGGGATGTTTAACGGTTGGAGTGGTGACCCGCCCTTTCACCTTTGAAGGACGCCGGCGCACCAGTCAATCGGAAGAAGGGATTTCTGCGCTACAAACCCGGGTTGATACGCTGATCATCATTCCCAATAATAAGCTCTTGTCGGTAATTGACGAACAAACACCGGTGCAAGATGCGTTTCGGGTAGCTGACGATATCCTCCGCCAAGGGGTGCAAGGAATTTCCGATATTATTACGATTCCCGGTTTAGTGAATGTAGACTTTGCTGATGTCCGTGCGGTCATGGCCGATGCTGGCTCAGCGTTGATGGGCATTGGCACAGCCTCTGGCAAATCGCGAGCAGCCGAAGCAGCAACCGGTGCCATTTCTTCTCCCCTCCTGGAATCTTCGATTCAGGGGGCAAAAGGGGTTGTCTTTAATATCACAGGGGGGAGTGATTTAACCCTGCATGAAGTGAATACTGCTGCGGAAACAATTTACGATAATGTTGACCCCAATGCCAATATTATATTTGGCGCTGTGATTGACGATGAAAAAATGGAAGGAGAAATCAGGATTACGGTGATTGCCACAGGGTTTTCTGGAGAAGAACCCACTAAAGCGAAGAAGAAAGAAACAACCAAAGGAACGTCCCCAACTAAAAATCCGACTCCCATGACGTCAAAAACAAAATCAACAGAGAAATCTCAAGGAGAAAGTAAAGGATTAGATATTCCGGAATTTTTACAACGCCGTCGTCGTCGCTAA
- a CDS encoding FtsQ-type POTRA domain-containing protein — protein MTSTYSPVDIKSRRLALKQQRQLKIIQACWRFLFVSSLMGVLIWVTLLSKLVLRQPQQVEIEGNQYLSSEAIKGMVQETTSQSILTLTSAEIREILQNQAPIEQVTVNRELYPPRVSIAVTEHQPVALTVPNPRGIHPQEKGYLAANGTWMPAESYRSDAFTPPPLKVIGYQPQYQLQWTKIYPQFQALPMTIHTVNWQDPTNLILETELGQVHLGGNMETLPKQLQVLAKLKNLPQKQPLNQMRYINLKNPDFIVIELVSE, from the coding sequence ATGACCTCCACTTATTCTCCTGTTGATATCAAAAGTCGCAGACTGGCTCTTAAGCAGCAACGACAGCTCAAAATTATTCAAGCTTGCTGGCGTTTTCTCTTTGTTTCCAGTTTAATGGGGGTGCTGATTTGGGTAACTCTTCTCTCAAAATTGGTTCTTCGCCAACCGCAACAAGTTGAAATTGAAGGCAATCAGTACCTCAGTAGTGAAGCGATTAAAGGGATGGTACAAGAAACCACTTCCCAATCCATTCTGACCTTAACCTCGGCTGAAATTAGGGAAATTCTGCAAAATCAAGCGCCCATTGAACAAGTGACAGTGAATCGAGAACTCTATCCCCCTCGGGTCAGCATTGCAGTGACTGAACACCAACCGGTTGCCCTCACCGTTCCTAATCCTCGCGGAATTCATCCCCAAGAGAAAGGATATCTTGCTGCTAACGGAACCTGGATGCCTGCCGAGAGTTATCGTTCTGATGCCTTTACCCCTCCTCCGCTCAAAGTGATTGGTTATCAGCCTCAATATCAGTTGCAATGGACAAAAATTTACCCGCAATTCCAAGCGTTACCGATGACAATTCATACTGTCAACTGGCAAGATCCAACGAACCTAATTTTAGAAACCGAGCTGGGTCAAGTTCATCTCGGGGGAAATATGGAAACGCTTCCCAAACAACTCCAGGTATTAGCAAAACTCAAGAACCTTCCCCAAAAACAGCCCCTGAATCAAATGCGCTACATTAATTTAAAAAACCCTGACTTCATCGTGATTGAGCTCGTTTCTGAATGA
- the rsfS gene encoding ribosome silencing factor, with translation MNHQANSNPTSPNTPTLAAAEKLAWTIAHAADSRKAGDIVLLEVVDVSYLADYFVIGTGYSRTQVKAISDAIQDAVEQQWHSTPVRIEGQKERNWILLDYGDVIAHILLPEEREFYGIEAFWGHAKRIDFETVQQAEAG, from the coding sequence ATGAATCATCAGGCTAATTCTAATCCTACTTCCCCGAACACTCCAACCTTGGCTGCTGCAGAAAAATTGGCTTGGACCATCGCGCACGCTGCGGATAGTCGGAAAGCAGGAGATATTGTGCTTCTAGAAGTTGTGGATGTCTCGTACCTTGCCGATTACTTTGTCATTGGTACAGGCTATTCCCGGACTCAAGTAAAAGCCATCTCTGATGCCATCCAAGACGCCGTTGAACAGCAATGGCATTCGACGCCAGTACGCATAGAAGGACAAAAGGAACGGAACTGGATTTTACTAGATTATGGCGATGTCATTGCTCATATTTTGCTACCTGAAGAACGAGAATTTTACGGTATTGAAGCGTTTTGGGGACACGCTAAACGGATTGACTTTGAAACGGTCCAACAAGCAGAAGCAGGTTAA